ATCGAGAACCGAGTCACAacatagattgtacgggaacgtcgATGTATGTAATATAGTAAACAGAAGccatgtttttacttagtaaatgaGTCGATTGATAattttatgtgaaagagttatgttacaATGAAATTTTAAAGTAAGTCAAggtatttataaggaaagaaattttatggcatgaacttccgctgcgactttttgtcaattacgtgttagggtcttacaaaGGTCGTTCCTGAGAATTCAGGGGCTTTTAGGGCCCTGTGGGCTTTGGGAGTAGAAAAATGTGTCCCTAAATATAGACtttatataagaaaaaaaaagtcAGTAATAAGACAATAAATGAGTCAAAACTGAACATATTACATTTATTAACACGTTATCATATGTTTTTTAATAACCCCCAGAAGAGTGGACCCTGTTCGATGACACACCTTGCACATGGTCTAGGCCGGCCTGAAGAGAAATGATACTCTATGTATCTAATTTTCCATGCGGTTAAGTTAGTTGTGTAACAAATAATGAATGGTGTATCTTTATATGTAGTCTCTTAAGCACGTTACTTTAAAACTTAACATTAACGCTTAACATCCCAAAGTAAGTTGTAATGAAAAACAAcagttttattgaattaaaagaTAAAAGCATTACAATGAAAAACATCCCAATATCTTCTAAATACTTCTATATTCTTCATCATTCCTTCCCCCCTCTCCTAAACATACAAAACACCGTTTAAACAAATAGTCACAAATACCCTTAAGCTTGACTGATATATAAACTAATCACATACCTCTTACATAAACGATAAATCGTTTAAACAAATAGTCACAAATATCCTTAAGCTTGACCAATAAGGGAAACTCCATCCTTGTTCGTCCATTTTGACCTTTCGGGCATGAAAGCCAAGTTTCAGTCCCACTATTCATAATTGGAACATTTAAATTGTGTTTTTAACGGCTAATGATACATAACTCCTACTCATTACTCATTTACACCAAATTATCACCTTTGTTTGGAATTAAACCCAAAACCTCATACTAAGAGGGAGTGTGCTAGCCCCACATTAACATAACGTTTAAATTGTAATTCTCTATAGCTCCATGACATTTTTGGTAACAATGAACATTTTCTCTTCAGTGTTGGCACATATCGGTACTGTATCAAACCGGTATAAATGAAACATCAGTCACAAAACTAATAATTgttttacatgtttttttttattttggtatTTTCAGAACTTACATTGTGGACCGATAAAATTCGCACACTATTCGGTTTATACTTTTACTTGTCGATACCGATCTAATTTTTAGTTAATACCACAAAAACCACCAAAAATTCTGATCAACTCTACAAAATAATTCGACCCCTTTTAACTTTTGCAGTCAAAATTGCACCATAACTTATACAAAAGGGATACCATTAAATAATCACAATCCATACACACATATCTCTACATAAGTATCAAcaacaaataaacataaacatcataaaaaaaaaaaaaaacacaaatcccCAAGAAAAGTGTTCAAGTTTCAGAAGTAATCCTTAAGGCCTTAATCTTAAAGCGATACCTAGGAGCCCGAGGAATGGCCTGACTGGGACCAAACCCAAACTGACCGGTTCCAGTCATCATGGGCGGACCATCATCATAAACATGGCCGACAAGCGCCCCGCAACTATTACAAACAAGTTTGGTTCGTTTCCTCTGAATCCCCCAGTAATTAAGGGTCTCGAAAAAGGGTTTGATCTTGTCTTCTTTGACAAATCGAAACTTAGAAGAATCGATGTCGGCAAACGAGAGGGTGTTCTTGTTGCCGGCCTCGAAGTAGTAATCGGGTGGGAAGAGGTTGGATGTGTGGAGGTTGAGATTTGTGCCGCAAGTGGTGCAGGTGTAGATCGATGCCATTGATGATCTGATGAGATTGGAATGgggggtttgattgattgtattTGAAGATGGTATCGTCAATGACTTTTTGTAATTTCTTGTGGGACGCGTTGAAGAAACTTCTTTGTTTCTAGAATTTTAATATTTTTGTTAAAATAAAATATGTTTTCTTTCTAGAGAAATGCAATgcaaaatcacatttgttaacctTTTTTATGgctaaaattttattaaaattaactaGCATGAAGCTAGATAAAAACAACAATACGATCCTGAACCACAAGACCAGACTTACAAATGTAAGGGAAAACAATAAAACCTAGTGACTATTAAAATTTTATCtactttattatttatattatcaCTAGGTTAGAAACTAGTGATAATAGGAAACGATGATTTAATTGCAAAGTAAAATAAGAAAATGATGATTTGATTGCAGAGGAAAATAAGGAAGCAGTTAAGGATTTTTAAAAGAAACGAATCGTAGGTCATGGATTAAGCTAGGTTAATAAAATGAGGAACACAATGTTTGAGATCTTGGAATTGTGTCATGTGACACCGGATAATAAGTATAAATATATCACATTTTAAATATGGACGTAATTTATCGGACAAACTTTATTCTAttttaaaatgataaatttgTGTGGCATTATTGATATATTTCATTTTGATTATTGTAAAATTTGAACCAAAATATCATAAGTTATTAAATTGGGACTAAAATCGTGAATGTTAACTTTGGTGCCCAAAGTCTTAATTAAAGAGAATTGAACAGCCCTTTGTGGTAATACTTTAAATCGGTATTTTAGAGAGGCATGCATGCATTCTTGAGGGATAAATATTAGTCTTTAGGCTTTCTTCTACCCTTCTTAGGTGACTAGAACAAAATCAATAAATTATCAAGTTTTCGTTCATCCAATTTATCTATTTCTACGATTTCAAGCAAATATGTGAATCAAGTAAAAACTTCTAGAAACAATGGTTTCTAGGGCAGTCTTTTGCTTAAGATAATATTTTGACCCATTCATTTAACCATGTTGAGTTGTATCTTCTATGTTGGATCCTTTACTCGCCACATCTAATACTTGGTTCTCTCAAACAATGTATATTCCAGCGATCCGATCAGCTCAGCATTTTGAACGCTTCACTTCTACACCTTCGAAAATTAATCAATCATTTGCTGACGAGAATGTATTTCAACACTCTAAATTGTATTGCAGTCTTTTACAAGTTCATTTATGGGTTTCGGATTCCCAAAAATCAAACAGGTTTGTGGGATCTGCCAGCATTAGTCAAAGATCTTTGACTGGCCACAAAAATAGCCATGGGTTTATATCAACTACATCACACTTTGGCTGCAAACATTTATGCACAACGAAAATCGCCTCTACTTAAAAAGAGAGTCGATTTTCAATGTGCATAAATCATAAGAAAATGATTTCCCTATAAGAGAAAGGCAAGCCATGTTAAAAGTTGCATAAAAACCATGACAATTCAAACAAGTATCAGCTAAAATCACCTGCAATATCCTTAACAAACCATAAACTAGATGTCCACAACAACAAACAGTTCAACATCCGTCAAATTCACCCCTCTAGACAAACAAACACAAAAAGCATCTTCCAAATGCACTACGACAACATTTGGAATCACCATTCCGCAACGGCTCATAATATAGCTAGCGACGACCATAGTGCCTTTCAGGACTCCTGTATGGAGGAGACCTTGTTCGCTCCCTCCTTGATCTGCCACCATAATAAGGCGAGCGCCTAGGTGGTGAGTAATCACGCCCGCCACCACCTCTATACGGTGGAGGAGACCTCCTTGGAGGAGGAGAGTAAtcacgaccaccaccaccacctctatATGGTGGCGGGGACCTCCTTGGCGGAGACCTACGGTATCCATAGTCATCACGTCCACGATACCTGCCGCCTCTGTCACCACGATACCCTAAAAAGGACACCAAACTACATCAATATCACGCCAAATGTATTATTAATAGGTCAAATAAAGTTTGACTTACCGGTGTCCCTAGCGTTTTTCAGTCCTAGGTAATGACCAGGTGTAGGTGTCCTAGGGCGTTTCCTTCGTGACtgaaacaatcaaacaaacaaccTCAATTAAAAGTTCTTTTAACAAGCAAATGGCTTAGAAATCATATAGCAACATAAGCATTATAAACAAGCATATTATGAGTGAGAAAATCATAGTTAAGTTATGATCATTATAGTTTTTAATTCCAAAGGAGAAAATATCTCTAAGGGAAGAAAATAAAAAGAATGCATGTGGCTAGTACCCATCAACTATTAAAGCCTGGCTAATGTTGATAATGACGGTCAATTAGTTGACAGTTGAATAAATTTGCAGTTGATAATGACCGTTGAATTAGTTGATAGTTGAATGTAAGCCGAGGTTGGGTATGTTTAGTTGATCAGATGATGAATGTGAAATGATTGATGCTGTTTTAGCTGGCCATTGAGATCAAGCCGTTTAAGAGTTTGCATTGATGAACTCAACTTTGATTGCTGCCAACATAACTGATCCAATATGTAGCAAGTAAAGTAAACCTTAAAATTAAAACGAAAAAAAGTAAAACATCCTAACTATACTAAAAGTTGTCAGTAACTAATTACGAACCCTCTCAACAGTTATTTGACGATGCTCCAGAACCGACTGATTAAGATGCTTTATGCAGCGGTTGGCATCTTCAACAGTTTCCATTGTTATAAAAGCAAACCCACGAGAGATGCGTGAACGAGGCTCCACAACCAGAAAGCAGTTGGCGACCTAAACAGTGTTATAGTCATTAGTAATTATGTTAGCAAAAAGCATGCTATGTTCATTAAAGTAAACAAACCTTTCCCTCTTTTGAAAAATGATCTTGAAGCTGCTCTTGAGTGACGCGTGTAGATAGGCCAGTTACATAAAGGGTATTTCCAGGATTTTCAATCTCCTCTTCCCTGCCATGGTTGACGGAAGTAACGTAAACAAACATCCATCGTCATAATGAAGCTAATTATCAGTAATTAGAAGATTAAAAAAGCTTAAGAAAAAACTAAAACCATACCGTCCACGGCTTCTGGATCTTGACCTAGATGCAGGTCTACCTCTAGGCCTTGACCATGATCTTGATCTAGAGCGTGACCTGGACCGAGACCTTGATGGTGGTGCTTCATAGGGTGGAGATTGTGAGTACCTGCCATGTGTTGGTATAATGTAAGCAAGTGTTCGTAATTTGCATTTTGATAATTCAATGTGGGAAATTAGTTTGCATGAAGCAAGTTATTACATATAAGGCTCGAAATATAAATACATAATTCATCCACTTTGCATAAAAAAAATTACTTCTACGGTTAGAACATGTTGAGAGTATATGTAAAAACATAAATGTGAAGGTGTTTTGTTTTCTTTTCCCTTAACAAATATTTTTACCAATGAATTAGTGATCCTAAAAGATTTTAACTGTAGTGTAAGTATGGGATTTAATCAGAGTTAAAACAATATGCCCACAAGCACAAATACAATAAAACATGAAAATATGACATTAAAGACTTCATGAAATGGGTGTTTCTTCAACCCCTTTTACTTTGTAAGAGAGGCTCTAGAAATGATTCAAGCTAATACATTCCTATTTATCACTTGTTAATTTGTAAATCAAATCTAGAATCATTACATGAAGAAATGGAGTAATGTAAATTCCATACTAACCTTTACATATTAACTTTTAAATGAAATATACAGATAACAAGtatataaacaaaacataaatacAAAATATAAACCAAAAAACAATGTAAAAATTCTACCTAAAAAGAAAGCTATCCCTATGCCAATGTTACTATTCTATGGTAGATAAAAAGATGTTTAAAATAGTTAAGAACAAGAATCTGATTTCACAAA
Above is a window of Helianthus annuus cultivar XRQ/B chromosome 14, HanXRQr2.0-SUNRISE, whole genome shotgun sequence DNA encoding:
- the LOC110909053 gene encoding uncharacterized protein At4g08330, chloroplastic, translated to MASIYTCTTCGTNLNLHTSNLFPPDYYFEAGNKNTLSFADIDSSKFRFVKEDKIKPFFETLNYWGIQRKRTKLVCNSCGALVGHVYDDGPPMMTGTGQFGFGPSQAIPRAPRYRFKIKALRITSET
- the LOC110909054 gene encoding serine/arginine-rich splicing factor SR45a, which encodes MADSPRRRYSQSPPYEAPPSRSRSRSRSRSRSWSRPRGRPASRSRSRSRGREEEIENPGNTLYVTGLSTRVTQEQLQDHFSKEGKVANCFLVVEPRSRISRGFAFITMETVEDANRCIKHLNQSVLEHRQITVERSRRKRPRTPTPGHYLGLKNARDTGYRGDRGGRYRGRDDYGYRRSPPRRSPPPYRGGGGGRDYSPPPRRSPPPYRGGGGRDYSPPRRSPYYGGRSRRERTRSPPYRSPERHYGRR